Proteins encoded in a region of the Prunus persica cultivar Lovell chromosome G4, Prunus_persica_NCBIv2, whole genome shotgun sequence genome:
- the LOC18781080 gene encoding DEAD-box ATP-dependent RNA helicase 10 gives MATDEEKQTTTFKTLGICDELVDACQKLGWTVPTPIQVESMPSALDGKDLIALAQTGSGKTGAFALPILQELINSPQAFFACVLSPTRELAIQIAEQFQALGSEIGVKCAVLVGGVDMVQQSINLAKRPHVVVATPGRLMDHLSNTKGFSLRSLKYLVLDEADRLLNEDFEKSIDEILNVIPRDRRTYLFSATMTKKVKKLQRACLRNPVKIEVASKYSTVDTLNQQYRFLPAKYKDCYLVYILTEKCQCTTMVFTRTCDATQLLALMLRNLGIRAIPISGHMTQSKRLGALNMFKAGECNVLICTDVASRGLDIPSVDMVINYDIPTNSKDYIHRVGRTARAGRYGVAISLVNQYELEWYIQIEKLIDKKLPEFPAEEDEVLLLFERVKEAKRLALKKIKDGGGKKRKGENYGEEEDIEKYFGHKGGKSKKFKAR, from the exons ATGGCCACCGACGAAGAGAAGCAGACGACGACGTTTAAGACTTTGGGGATATGCGACGAATTGGTGGATGCATGTCAAAAATTGGGCTGGACAGTCCCTACCCCAATTCAAGTCGAATCCATGCCTTCAGCCCTTGATG GAAAAGACTTGATCGCACTTGCACAAACTGGTTCGGGTAAAACTGGAGCCTTTGCGCTACCAATATTGCAAGAGTTAATAAATTCCCCACAAGCATTTTTTGCTTGCGTTCTGTCCCCGACAAG AGAGCTTGCAATTCAGATTGCTGAGCAGTTTCAAGCTTTAGGCTCAGAGATTGGTGTCAAGTGTGCAGTG CTAGTTGGAGGAGTTGACATGGTGCAACAATCTATCAATCTTGCAAAGCGGCCACATGTTGtt GTTGCAACACCTGGACGCCTCATGGATCATCTATCGAACACAAAAGGATTTTCTCTTCGCTCATTGAAATATTTG GTTTTAGATGAGGCTGACAGGTTGCTTAACGAGGACTTTGAGAAATCAATTGATGAAATCCTGAATGTCATCCCTCGTGATCGGAGAACGTACTTATTTTCTGCTACCATGACTAAAAAG GTCAAAAAGCTGCAACGGGCTTGTTTAAGGAACCCTGTGAAG ATTGAAGTAGCATCAAAATATTCTACTGTTGACACACTAAATCAGCAGTATCGTTTTCTGCCGGCTAAGTACAAG GATTGCTatcttgtatatattttgacCGAGAAGTGTCAGTGTACAACAATGGTATTTACTCGTACATGTGATGCAACACAGCTTTTGGCTTTGATGCTTCGAAATCTTGGCATAAGGGCCATCCCAATTAGTGGTCATATGACCCAG TCAAAAAGGCTTGGCGCCTTAAATATGTTTAAAGCTGGAGAGTGTAATGTACTTATTTGCACTGATGTGGCCAGTAGAGGATTGGATATTCCATCAGTAGATATGGTTATTAATTATGACATCCCCACAAATTCAAAG GATTATATCCATCGAGTAGGAAGAACAGCTCGTGCTGGACGATATGGGGTTGCAATCTCTCTTGTGAATCAGTACGAGTTGGAGTGGTATATACAGATAGAGAAGCTTATTG ACAAAAAGTTACCCGAATTCCctgctgaagaagatgaagtccTGCTATTGTTTgaacgtgtcaaagaggccaAAAGACTGGCCCTGAAG AAAATTAAAGACGGTGGAGGCAAGAAGAGGAAGGGTGAAAACTACGGCGAGGAGGAGGATATTGAGAAGTATTTTGGTCACAAGGGTGGAAAGTCCAAGAAGTTTAAAGCAAGATGA